In Ferribacterium limneticum, a genomic segment contains:
- a CDS encoding DUF2894 domain-containing protein, giving the protein MAETGDLQAQLDALRASGAADRDPIRFTYLEALSRRAATQPEAIRQSLNAKISAAANELASRPAPIPAEIVETSPASPLADLLAYISGQAHGQPGTIEPAHDNPTVNRKISPKSKSASATPRQQGPELKSVAIFRNEWSKLSTEQQLTQTLAQAPENAGPMNSQHLVLRSLERMRDIAPDYLQGFMSYIDTLIWLDHADPTKPTAGRTANTEGEKKPRTAKRVSTKH; this is encoded by the coding sequence ATGGCTGAAACGGGTGATCTGCAAGCCCAACTCGACGCCCTGCGTGCCAGCGGCGCCGCCGACCGCGACCCCATCCGCTTCACCTACCTCGAAGCACTCAGCCGCCGCGCCGCCACGCAGCCGGAAGCCATCCGCCAGTCGCTCAACGCCAAAATCAGCGCCGCCGCCAACGAACTCGCCAGCCGCCCGGCTCCGATACCCGCCGAGATTGTGGAGACAAGCCCTGCCAGCCCGCTCGCCGACCTCCTCGCCTACATCAGCGGACAAGCCCACGGCCAACCGGGCACCATCGAACCCGCCCACGACAATCCCACGGTCAACCGGAAAATTAGCCCAAAATCAAAATCCGCCTCGGCAACCCCTCGCCAGCAAGGCCCCGAACTCAAGTCCGTCGCCATCTTCCGCAACGAGTGGTCAAAACTCAGCACCGAACAACAACTCACCCAAACGCTCGCCCAGGCCCCCGAAAACGCCGGCCCCATGAATTCCCAGCACCTCGTCCTGCGCAGCCTGGAACGCATGCGCGACATCGCCCCGGACTACCTGCAGGGTTTCATGAGCTACATCGACACGCTGATCTGGCTCGACCATGCCGACCCGACGAAACCTACTGCCGGGCGAACCGCAAACACCGAGGGCGAGAAGAAGCCGCGAACTGCCAAACGGGTTTCGACAAAACACTAA
- a CDS encoding DUF3348 domain-containing protein encodes MIMTRELQRATFNRSALVRVLSDTLPEVPDPKYDFGERLGQWLDFSDALTLFSVLNTEAGSGTPIASANSDLPAQLARVRRNLNDSIHNDGVFSTEPARIPFPTPLPNATPESAADFSPYHRYYLAHQRDMNAAITALRANARKALAGHSTAGKQLADLDASFEKFLFTRERNLLSNIPIMLGKRFDQRYAEHRAALADNTADDPTTWTQPGSWLEAFCHDAQTALLAELELRLKPVAGLIAALGGAAEHKETKPQ; translated from the coding sequence ATGATCATGACGCGTGAATTGCAACGCGCCACCTTCAATCGCTCTGCCCTCGTCCGCGTCCTGTCCGACACCCTCCCGGAAGTCCCTGATCCGAAATACGATTTCGGCGAACGGCTCGGGCAGTGGCTGGACTTTTCGGATGCGCTGACGCTGTTTTCGGTCCTCAATACCGAGGCCGGCAGCGGCACGCCCATCGCTTCGGCCAACAGCGACCTGCCGGCCCAACTGGCCCGCGTTCGCCGCAATCTGAACGATTCGATCCACAACGACGGCGTTTTCAGCACCGAGCCGGCGCGCATTCCGTTCCCGACGCCGCTGCCCAACGCTACGCCGGAAAGCGCTGCCGATTTCTCGCCTTACCACCGCTACTACCTCGCCCACCAGCGCGACATGAACGCTGCCATCACGGCCCTGCGCGCCAACGCCCGGAAGGCGCTGGCCGGCCACTCGACGGCGGGCAAGCAACTGGCCGACCTCGACGCCTCTTTCGAGAAATTTCTGTTCACCCGCGAACGCAATCTGCTGTCGAACATCCCGATCATGCTCGGCAAGCGCTTTGACCAGCGCTACGCCGAACATCGCGCCGCCCTGGCCGACAACACCGCCGACGATCCGACCACCTGGACGCAGCCGGGCAGCTGGCTCGAAGCCTTCTGCCACGACGCCCAGACCGCGCTGCTCGCCGAACTGGAACTGCGCCTCAAGCCGGTCGCCGGCCTGATCGCCGCGCTTGGCGGCGCTGCAGAACACAAGGAAACAAAGCCCCAATGA
- a CDS encoding DUF802 domain-containing protein: protein MNRNLSLFAFILGLFAVVWVAIGYIGGHTLAFTVSCIIAIVYVAGALEMRRFHDNTTALAKALRNIPDDIGHLGEWLQQVPAALQNAVRLRIEGERVALPGPGITPYLVGLLVLLGMLGTFLGMVVTLNGAVLALESTTDLQTIRSALAAPVKGLGVAFGTSVAGVATSAMLGLISALCRRDRLQVGQLLDSKIASVLRDFSLTYQRQETFKALQAQSQALPELVSKLDAMMSQMAEQSRLLGEQLAAGQQRFHEEAKGLYTGLAQSVDQSLKASLKDSATVAAETIQPVVTATMAGIANETRGLHDKLFGTVETQLAGIAGQFAQTVTTVSDTWTQALSHHEQATGTQHQQLQTALTAYADTFEQRSAALLASVENTQTKLQADAAQHHAALAETTAASQQQLAATLASQFDGVTARLDQAVSQVADTFGERTQALLCSIDASHAAFAQTTQAQQSAISDQVASQLDGIAQRFDGTVQTVSATWTGALAMHEQASDRLTQALEQTQTSLAETFAQRTAALLADMRATQASWQTEWATGEQTRQTSFTDALTAMAGKLETQWQQAGDATLAQQEKITQTLGDTARDLVAAHQRQAEATIAEVTRLMQTAAEAPKAAAEVIGQLRHELSASMARDNSLLEERSRIMETLGALLDAINHASTEQRSAIDALVASSADLLERAGSQFAAKVESEAGKLVDIGTSITGGALEVASLGEAFGVAVKLFTESNDKMMAALQRIEGGLTKSLTRSDEQLAYYVAQAREIIDLSIMSQKKMVDDLQRVAASEA, encoded by the coding sequence ATGAACCGCAACCTCAGTCTCTTCGCCTTCATCCTCGGCCTGTTCGCCGTCGTCTGGGTCGCCATCGGCTACATCGGCGGCCACACGCTGGCCTTTACGGTGTCCTGCATCATCGCCATCGTCTATGTCGCCGGCGCCCTTGAAATGCGGCGTTTCCACGACAACACCACGGCGCTGGCCAAGGCGCTGCGCAATATCCCGGACGACATCGGCCACCTCGGCGAATGGCTGCAACAGGTGCCAGCCGCCCTGCAAAACGCCGTCCGCCTGCGTATCGAAGGCGAACGTGTCGCCCTCCCCGGCCCGGGCATCACGCCCTACCTCGTCGGCCTGCTGGTCCTGCTCGGCATGCTCGGCACCTTCCTCGGCATGGTCGTCACGCTGAACGGCGCCGTGCTGGCGCTGGAAAGCACCACCGACCTGCAAACCATCCGTTCGGCGCTGGCCGCGCCGGTCAAGGGCTTGGGCGTCGCCTTCGGCACCTCGGTGGCCGGCGTCGCCACCTCGGCCATGCTCGGCCTGATCTCGGCGCTGTGCCGGCGCGACCGCCTGCAGGTCGGCCAACTCCTCGACAGCAAGATCGCCAGCGTGCTGCGCGATTTCTCGCTGACCTACCAGCGCCAGGAAACCTTCAAGGCCCTGCAGGCCCAGTCCCAGGCGCTGCCCGAATTGGTCAGCAAGCTTGACGCCATGATGAGCCAGATGGCCGAACAGAGCCGCCTGCTTGGCGAGCAGTTGGCAGCCGGTCAGCAACGCTTCCACGAAGAAGCCAAGGGCCTGTACACCGGTCTCGCCCAATCCGTCGACCAGTCGCTCAAGGCTAGCCTGAAGGACAGCGCGACGGTCGCTGCCGAAACCATCCAGCCGGTCGTCACCGCCACCATGGCCGGTATCGCCAACGAAACGCGCGGCCTGCACGACAAGCTGTTCGGCACCGTCGAAACGCAGCTCGCCGGCATTGCCGGCCAGTTTGCGCAGACCGTGACTACCGTCAGCGACACCTGGACACAGGCCCTGAGCCACCACGAACAGGCCACCGGCACCCAGCACCAGCAACTACAAACAGCCCTCACCGCCTACGCCGACACTTTCGAGCAACGCTCGGCCGCCTTGCTCGCCTCGGTCGAAAACACCCAAACCAAACTTCAGGCCGACGCCGCGCAGCATCACGCCGCATTGGCCGAAACCACCGCCGCCAGCCAGCAACAACTAGCCGCCACGCTGGCCAGCCAGTTTGATGGCGTCACCGCCCGCCTCGATCAGGCCGTCAGCCAGGTCGCCGACACCTTCGGCGAACGCACGCAGGCGCTGCTCTGCTCAATCGATGCCAGCCATGCTGCTTTCGCGCAGACCACGCAAGCCCAGCAGTCGGCGATAAGCGACCAGGTCGCCAGCCAGCTCGACGGCATCGCCCAGCGTTTCGACGGCACCGTGCAGACTGTCTCCGCCACCTGGACCGGCGCCCTCGCCATGCACGAACAGGCCAGCGACCGCCTCACCCAGGCGCTGGAACAAACGCAAACCAGCCTCGCCGAGACCTTCGCCCAGCGCACCGCCGCCCTGCTCGCTGACATGCGCGCAACACAGGCTAGCTGGCAAACCGAATGGGCGACCGGCGAACAGACCCGCCAGACCAGCTTCACCGACGCCCTCACCGCCATGGCCGGCAAGCTCGAAACGCAATGGCAACAGGCTGGTGACGCCACACTGGCGCAGCAGGAAAAGATCACGCAAACGCTCGGCGACACCGCTCGCGACCTCGTCGCCGCCCACCAGCGCCAGGCCGAAGCGACCATTGCCGAAGTCACCCGCCTGATGCAGACCGCCGCCGAGGCGCCCAAGGCGGCGGCCGAAGTCATCGGCCAATTGCGCCACGAACTGTCGGCCAGCATGGCGCGCGACAACAGCCTGCTCGAAGAACGCAGCCGCATCATGGAAACCCTGGGCGCGTTGCTCGATGCCATCAACCACGCTTCGACCGAACAGCGCAGCGCCATCGACGCGCTGGTCGCCTCGTCGGCCGACCTGCTTGAACGTGCTGGCAGCCAGTTCGCCGCCAAGGTCGAGAGCGAAGCGGGCAAGTTGGTCGACATCGGCACCAGCATCACCGGCGGCGCCCTCGAAGTGGCCAGCCTGGGCGAGGCTTTCGGTGTCGCGGTCAAGCTCTTCACCGAATCGAACGACAAGATGATGGCTGCCCTGCAACGCATCGAAGGCGGGCTGACCAAGTCGCTGACGCGCAGCGACGAACAGCTCGCCTACTACGTCGCCCAGGCGCGCGAAATCATCGACCTCAGCATCATGTCGCAGAAAAAGATGGTCGACGACCTGCAGCGCGTCGCCGCTAGCGAGGCATAA
- a CDS encoding OmpA family protein, producing MEDIDASVDHSTPVWAVFGDLMAGLLGAFVLILVGVLGVQLELVTSLEAEIQKRQQEEQRREALEKALAGPLASGRVTLNNGKIGISGNVLFALNSDQLQPEGKQLLKSLSQPIAAYLGASEQMLMVSGFTDDMPVRGSNSRFADNWELSAQRALTVTRTLIEDGVPSSSIFAAAFGSQQPVADNADADGRARNRRVEMAPVPKSRTNGKEANG from the coding sequence ATGGAAGACATCGACGCCAGCGTCGACCACAGCACGCCCGTCTGGGCCGTCTTCGGCGACCTCATGGCCGGCCTGCTCGGCGCCTTCGTGCTCATTCTGGTCGGCGTGCTCGGCGTGCAGCTCGAACTGGTCACTAGCCTCGAAGCCGAAATCCAGAAACGCCAGCAGGAAGAACAACGCCGCGAAGCACTCGAAAAAGCGCTCGCCGGCCCGCTCGCCTCCGGCCGCGTGACGCTCAACAACGGCAAGATCGGCATCAGCGGCAATGTGCTCTTCGCGCTCAACTCCGACCAGTTGCAACCGGAAGGCAAACAGCTCCTCAAGAGCCTGTCGCAACCCATCGCCGCCTACCTCGGCGCCAGCGAACAGATGCTCATGGTCAGCGGCTTCACCGACGACATGCCGGTGCGCGGCAGCAACAGCCGTTTCGCCGACAACTGGGAACTCTCCGCCCAGCGCGCCCTGACTGTCACAAGAACGCTGATCGAGGACGGCGTGCCCTCGTCATCCATCTTCGCCGCCGCCTTCGGTTCGCAGCAGCCAGTCGCCGACAACGCCGACGCCGACGGCCGCGCCCGGAATCGCCGCGTCGAAATGGCGCCGGTGCCGAAGTCCAGAACCAACGGCAAGGAAGCCAATGGCTGA
- the arsC gene encoding arsenate reductase (glutaredoxin) (This arsenate reductase requires both glutathione and glutaredoxin to convert arsenate to arsenite, after which the efflux transporter formed by ArsA and ArsB can extrude the arsenite from the cell, providing resistance.): protein MTITIYHNNRCGKSRDTLALLKEKGIEPEIVAYLDTPPDAATLRSLLKKLGFADARALMRKGEAEYKELNLADPSLSQDALIDAMVANPKLIERPIVVNGDHAALGRPPENVLAIL, encoded by the coding sequence ATGACCATCACCATCTACCACAACAACCGCTGCGGCAAATCCCGCGACACCCTCGCCCTGCTCAAGGAAAAAGGCATCGAACCCGAGATCGTCGCCTACCTCGACACCCCGCCCGACGCCGCCACGCTGCGCAGCCTGCTCAAGAAACTCGGCTTCGCCGATGCCCGCGCCTTGATGCGCAAGGGCGAGGCCGAATACAAGGAACTCAATCTGGCCGACCCGTCGCTTTCGCAAGATGCGCTGATTGACGCCATGGTCGCTAACCCCAAGCTGATCGAGCGGCCCATCGTCGTCAATGGCGACCACGCCGCCCTCGGCCGCCCGCCGGAAAACGTGCTGGCCATTCTGTAA
- a CDS encoding protein adenylyltransferase SelO, whose translation MNAPAPQFFAFDNTYVRDLEEFYVLWKPTPASKPVLIRLNDELARELGADPEALASPAGIDILAGSLVPEGAEPIAQAYAGHQFGQFSPQLGDGRALLLGEVIDRHGERRDIAFKGSGRTPFSRNGDGKCALGPALREYIISEAMHALGIPTTRSLAVVATGDMVRRDRAQPGAVLTRVAASHVRVGTFQYFAAHQGPEQVRRLADYVIARHYPALAASPQPYLDLLAAVGERQANLVARWLGVGFIHGVMNTDNMTLSGETIDYGPCAFMETYSPGTVFSSIDSAGRYAYGKQAGIARWNLARLAETLLPLIDADTQRAVEAATSVIDALPERQAVHWLRVFRAKLGLDETGDAEADRALIDDFLRILKQNRLDFTVAFRALFHAAAGDATRLNALMAEATDFADWQTRWQSRQQTRSPELLTAMQHANPCYIPRNHRVEAALDAAVDHNDLAPFERLLAVIRAPFDERLEDAEYAEPAPTEFTTGYMTFCGT comes from the coding sequence ATGAACGCACCAGCTCCCCAATTTTTTGCCTTTGACAACACCTATGTCCGCGATCTGGAGGAGTTCTACGTTCTCTGGAAGCCGACGCCGGCCAGCAAGCCGGTCCTGATCCGCCTCAACGATGAACTGGCTCGCGAATTGGGGGCCGATCCGGAAGCGCTGGCATCGCCGGCGGGGATCGATATTTTGGCGGGGAGCCTGGTGCCAGAAGGTGCCGAGCCGATTGCCCAGGCATACGCCGGCCACCAGTTCGGCCAGTTTTCGCCGCAGCTGGGCGATGGGCGGGCCTTGTTGCTCGGCGAGGTGATCGACCGCCACGGCGAGCGCCGCGACATTGCTTTCAAGGGTTCCGGCCGCACCCCGTTTTCGCGCAATGGCGACGGCAAATGCGCGCTCGGGCCGGCTCTGCGCGAATACATCATCAGCGAGGCGATGCACGCCCTGGGCATTCCGACCACCCGTTCGCTGGCCGTGGTGGCAACCGGCGACATGGTGCGCCGCGACCGCGCCCAGCCCGGCGCCGTGCTCACCCGTGTCGCCGCCAGCCATGTGCGCGTCGGCACCTTCCAGTACTTCGCCGCCCACCAAGGGCCGGAACAGGTCAGGCGCCTGGCCGATTACGTCATCGCCCGCCATTACCCGGCGCTGGCCGCCAGCCCGCAGCCCTACCTCGACCTGCTGGCCGCCGTCGGCGAGCGGCAGGCCAACCTGGTCGCGCGCTGGCTCGGCGTCGGCTTCATCCACGGCGTCATGAACACCGACAACATGACGCTGTCCGGCGAAACCATCGACTACGGCCCGTGTGCCTTCATGGAAACCTACAGCCCGGGCACCGTCTTTAGTTCCATCGACAGCGCCGGGCGCTACGCCTACGGCAAGCAGGCCGGCATCGCCCGCTGGAATCTGGCAAGGCTGGCCGAAACCCTGCTGCCGCTCATCGACGCCGACACGCAACGCGCGGTTGAAGCCGCCACCTCCGTCATCGACGCCCTGCCCGAGCGCCAGGCCGTGCACTGGCTGCGCGTTTTCCGCGCCAAGCTCGGCCTCGACGAAACCGGCGACGCCGAAGCCGACCGCGCCCTGATCGACGATTTCCTGCGCATCCTCAAGCAAAACCGACTCGACTTCACCGTCGCCTTCCGCGCCCTGTTCCACGCGGCGGCCGGCGATGCCACGCGCCTCAACGCGCTAATGGCCGAAGCCACCGACTTCGCCGACTGGCAAACCCGCTGGCAGTCCCGCCAACAGACCCGTTCGCCCGAACTGCTCACCGCCATGCAACACGCCAACCCGTGCTACATCCCGCGCAACCATCGCGTCGAAGCCGCCCTCGATGCCGCCGTCGATCACAACGACCTGGCCCCCTTCGAACGCCTGCTCGCCGTCATCCGCGCCCCGTTCGACGAGCGCCTGGAAGACGCTGAATATGCCGAGCCGGCGCCGACCGAATTCACCACCGGCTACATGACCTTCTGCGGCACCTGA
- the purL gene encoding phosphoribosylformylglycinamidine synthase — protein sequence MADILCLKGDAAFSAFRLQRLTNRLTAAVADIEAVVADYWHVVAQKRALNADERAKLATLLEEKAAGSDAGELFLVAPRIGTISPWSSKATDIAWNCDLDAIERIERVIAFHVVTKNNRALSADEKKTVAGLLHDRMTDSVLPGFDAAGELFRHFEPKPLNTVDVLAGGKAALVDANSSLGLALSDDEIDYLLDVFTKAGRNPTDVELMMFAQANSEHCRHKIFNASWVIDGQAKDKTLFGMIRETHAAAPQGTIMAYADNASIIEGATIQRFYPDADRGYSYKEELTHILTKVETHNHPTAISPFPGASTGSGGEIRDEGATGKGSKPKAGLCGFSVSNLNLPDAPQPWEHAYGRPSRIASALDIMLEGPIGAAAFNNEFGRPNLTGYFRTYEQDVAGTVRGYHKPIMIAGGLGSIQAEQSFKDETFPVGTKFVQLGGPGMLIGLGGGAASSMTAGSNAEDLDFASVQRGNPEIQRRAQEVIDRCWQMGKNNPILSVHDVGAGGVSNALPELAHSGGVGAIFDLRKVPTEEPGMSPAEIWSNESQERYVLAIPPNRIAEFQAMCERERCPFAVVGEATGDGHLTVTDAHFGVNPVDMEMEALLGKPPRMTRDVKHEPETFVSFDATAIELKDAAYRLMRLPTIADKTFLISIGDRSVGGMTARDQMVGPWQVPVADVAVTTMGYQGYLGEAFAMGERTPLAVFDAPASGRMAIGEALTNLAAADVGALAKVKLSANWMAPCGVAGEDARLFDTVEAVSDLCKAIGVSIPVGKDSLSMRTAWEDQGVKKQVVSPLSLVVTSFAAVDDVRKTKTPQLAVDQGETELLLLDLGQSRLGGSCLAQVYNATGSDAPDVDDPAKLKGLFDAVQKLNRDGLLLAYHDRSDGGLFVAACEMAFATRRGVSLDLDGICYDAGAGDVDGSEKLTNLLAGRDFENIVRALFNEELGALIQIRRADREKVTPILRALRVPYHFVGTMNEWDEIRVTRNAKRVLREKRVDLQRAWSETSYQMQAMRDNPSCAQQEFDRILDVADPGLTPKLTFDPQDDFTKVYRELGAKPRVAILREQGVNSHYEMAAAFDKAGFASVDVHMSDILAGRVSLKDFKGLVACGGFSYGDVLGAGLGWARTILMHDGCRDEFAAFFNRPDTFALGVCNGCQMMSALKAIIPGAENWPAFRRNKVEQFEARFVMTEILDSPSIFFAGMEGSQVPIVVSHGEGRAVFDNADDKAKVLSAVRYVDNKGEPTEVYPYNPNGSPNGLTAVTTADGRFTIMMPHPERVFRTVQMSWHPENWGEDSPWMRMFRNARRWVG from the coding sequence ATGGCCGACATTCTTTGCCTCAAGGGCGACGCCGCCTTTTCCGCCTTCCGTCTGCAACGCTTGACCAACCGCTTGACGGCAGCCGTCGCCGATATTGAAGCCGTGGTGGCCGATTACTGGCATGTCGTGGCGCAAAAGCGTGCGCTGAATGCCGACGAGCGTGCCAAGCTGGCGACGCTGCTGGAAGAGAAGGCGGCTGGCAGCGATGCCGGCGAGCTGTTCCTCGTCGCGCCGCGCATCGGCACCATTTCGCCGTGGTCGTCGAAGGCCACCGACATCGCCTGGAACTGCGACCTCGACGCCATCGAGCGCATCGAACGCGTCATCGCCTTTCATGTTGTCACCAAGAACAATCGCGCGCTGAGCGCCGATGAAAAGAAAACCGTCGCCGGCTTGCTGCATGACCGCATGACCGATTCCGTGCTGCCCGGCTTCGACGCTGCCGGCGAGCTGTTCCGCCATTTCGAGCCGAAGCCGCTCAACACCGTCGATGTGCTGGCCGGCGGCAAGGCTGCGCTGGTCGACGCCAACAGCTCGCTCGGGCTGGCCCTGTCCGACGACGAAATTGATTACCTGCTCGACGTCTTCACCAAGGCCGGCCGCAACCCGACCGACGTCGAACTCATGATGTTCGCCCAGGCCAACTCCGAGCACTGCCGCCACAAGATTTTCAACGCCTCCTGGGTAATCGACGGCCAGGCCAAGGACAAGACCCTGTTCGGCATGATCCGCGAAACGCATGCAGCCGCGCCGCAAGGCACGATCATGGCCTACGCCGATAACGCCTCGATTATCGAAGGCGCGACCATCCAGCGCTTCTACCCGGATGCCGACCGCGGCTACAGCTACAAGGAAGAGCTGACCCACATCCTGACCAAGGTCGAGACGCACAACCACCCGACCGCCATTTCGCCGTTCCCCGGCGCGTCGACCGGTTCCGGCGGCGAGATCCGCGACGAAGGCGCCACCGGCAAGGGTTCCAAGCCGAAAGCCGGCCTCTGCGGTTTCTCTGTCTCCAACCTGAATCTGCCCGATGCCCCGCAGCCCTGGGAACACGCCTACGGCCGTCCGTCGCGCATTGCTTCCGCACTCGACATCATGCTCGAAGGCCCGATTGGCGCGGCAGCATTCAACAACGAATTCGGTCGCCCGAACCTGACTGGCTATTTCCGCACCTATGAGCAGGATGTCGCTGGCACGGTGCGCGGCTACCACAAGCCGATCATGATCGCCGGCGGTCTGGGCAGCATCCAGGCCGAGCAGTCGTTCAAGGATGAAACCTTCCCGGTCGGTACCAAATTCGTGCAACTCGGTGGTCCCGGCATGTTGATCGGTCTGGGCGGCGGTGCCGCTTCGTCGATGACCGCTGGCTCGAATGCCGAAGACCTTGATTTCGCCTCCGTGCAGCGCGGCAACCCGGAAATCCAGCGCCGTGCGCAGGAAGTCATCGACCGCTGCTGGCAGATGGGCAAGAACAATCCGATTCTTTCCGTGCATGACGTCGGTGCCGGTGGCGTCTCCAACGCACTGCCGGAACTGGCCCATTCGGGCGGCGTCGGCGCCATTTTTGATCTGCGCAAGGTGCCGACCGAAGAGCCGGGCATGTCGCCGGCTGAAATATGGTCCAACGAATCGCAGGAACGCTACGTGCTGGCCATTCCGCCGAACCGCATCGCCGAATTCCAGGCCATGTGTGAGCGCGAGCGCTGCCCGTTTGCCGTGGTTGGCGAAGCGACCGGCGACGGCCACCTGACCGTCACCGATGCCCATTTCGGCGTCAATCCGGTCGACATGGAAATGGAAGCGCTGCTCGGCAAGCCGCCACGCATGACGCGCGACGTCAAGCATGAGCCGGAAACCTTCGTCTCCTTCGACGCCACCGCCATCGAACTCAAGGACGCGGCCTATCGCCTGATGCGTCTGCCGACCATCGCCGACAAGACCTTCCTGATCTCCATCGGCGACCGCTCGGTCGGCGGCATGACGGCGCGCGACCAGATGGTCGGACCGTGGCAGGTGCCGGTGGCCGACGTTGCCGTCACCACGATGGGTTACCAGGGTTACCTCGGCGAAGCCTTCGCCATGGGCGAGCGCACGCCGCTCGCCGTGTTCGACGCTCCGGCTTCCGGCCGTATGGCCATCGGCGAAGCGCTGACCAACCTGGCTGCCGCCGATGTCGGCGCACTGGCCAAGGTCAAGCTGTCGGCCAACTGGATGGCACCGTGCGGCGTCGCCGGCGAGGATGCCCGCCTGTTCGACACCGTCGAAGCCGTTTCTGACCTGTGCAAGGCCATCGGCGTGTCGATCCCGGTCGGCAAGGATTCGCTGTCGATGCGCACCGCCTGGGAAGATCAGGGCGTCAAGAAACAGGTCGTCTCGCCGCTATCTCTGGTTGTCACCTCGTTTGCTGCGGTCGACGACGTGCGCAAGACGAAAACCCCGCAACTGGCCGTCGATCAGGGCGAAACCGAACTGCTGCTGCTCGACCTCGGCCAGAGCCGCCTTGGCGGCTCCTGCTTGGCACAGGTCTACAACGCCACCGGCAGCGATGCGCCGGATGTTGACGATCCGGCCAAGCTCAAAGGTCTGTTCGACGCCGTGCAGAAACTCAATCGCGACGGCCTGTTGCTCGCCTACCACGACCGTTCCGACGGCGGCTTGTTCGTCGCGGCCTGCGAAATGGCCTTCGCCACGCGTCGCGGCGTCTCGCTCGATCTCGACGGCATCTGCTACGACGCCGGGGCCGGCGATGTCGATGGTTCCGAGAAACTGACCAACCTGCTGGCTGGCCGCGATTTCGAGAACATCGTCCGTGCCCTGTTCAACGAAGAACTCGGCGCCCTGATCCAGATCCGCCGCGCTGACCGCGAAAAGGTCACGCCGATATTGCGTGCCCTGCGCGTGCCCTACCATTTCGTCGGCACGATGAACGAGTGGGACGAAATCCGCGTCACCCGCAACGCCAAGCGCGTGCTGCGTGAAAAGCGCGTCGACCTGCAGCGCGCCTGGTCGGAGACCAGCTACCAGATGCAGGCCATGCGCGACAATCCGAGCTGCGCCCAGCAGGAATTCGACCGCATCCTCGACGTCGCCGATCCCGGCCTGACACCGAAGCTGACTTTCGATCCGCAGGACGACTTCACCAAGGTGTACCGCGAACTCGGCGCCAAGCCGCGCGTCGCCATCCTGCGCGAGCAGGGCGTCAACAGCCACTACGAAATGGCCGCCGCCTTCGACAAGGCCGGCTTTGCCTCGGTCGACGTCCATATGAGCGACATCCTGGCCGGCCGCGTCAGCCTCAAGGACTTCAAGGGCCTGGTCGCCTGCGGTGGCTTCTCGTATGGTGACGTGCTCGGCGCCGGCCTCGGCTGGGCGCGGACCATCCTGATGCACGACGGCTGCCGCGACGAATTTGCCGCCTTCTTCAATCGCCCAGATACCTTCGCGTTGGGCGTCTGCAACGGCTGCCAGATGATGAGCGCGCTCAAGGCTATCATCCCGGGTGCCGAAAACTGGCCGGCCTTCCGTCGCAACAAGGTCGAGCAGTTCGAAGCGCGTTTCGTGATGACCGAAATCCTCGATTCGCCGTCGATCTTCTTCGCCGGCATGGAGGGCTCGCAAGTGCCCATCGTCGTCTCGCACGGCGAGGGCAGGGCAGTCTTCGATAACGCCGACGACAAGGCCAAAGTCTTGTCAGCCGTGCGCTACGTCGACAACAAGGGCGAACCGACCGAGGTCTATCCGTACAACCCGAACGGTTCGCCGAACGGTCTGACCGCGGTGACCACGGCCGATGGCCGCTTCACGATCATGATGCCGCACCCGGAGCGCGTGTTCCGTACCGTGCAGATGTCGTGGCATCCGGAAAACTGGGGCGAGGACAGCCCGTGGATGCGCATGTTCCGCAACGCGCGGCGCTGGGTCGGTTAA